TTTGGAAGATGGAGGTCCCGATGAAATCTAAAGCTTTCGGTTGGCGTTGTTTCATTAATAGATTACCGACAAAAGGAGCGCTTTTTAGAAAAGGTATAATCACTCATTCCAATTATGTTTGTGCTTTTTGTCATTGTTCCGAAGAGGACACAGTCCACTTATTGCTGTCTTGTTATTGTGTTGAATTGGTATGGAGGGAAATTGCCGAGTGGGTTGGATTCGTTAATTATAATGCGGCGGACATCAAGGAAAGTTTTTGAGGTGGTACAGCTTTGGAAGGAGGGTTAGAGTTAGAAAGGGAAAAGAGGGAGTGGTGTGGTTGGCGGTGGTTTGGCATATCTGGTTAGTTAGGAATGGTATTGTTTTCAAAGGCGACACTTGGAACATCTCCGATATCGTTTGGGGGGTTAAAGCCTTGGTGTGGCGATGGTCCTTCGTAGGGAAAATTATACaacccaattgtaatttttacgagttTAGTAGGGATCCCCTATTCTATTTTTTCGTAAGGCTCAATTGGAGTATAATTTTCTTCGGCCGGTACTCAGTCCGTGCATTTTGTATCAAGCTTTGAGAACTTGGGTTCTCttgattaatatatttcttgcttattaaaaaaacataaaaacatagaGGCATATAATAGGATCAAACACCTCTAATTCTCTATCAAAAATATGTATGCTAGGCATAAAAGGCTTGGAGTTTCCAAGAtcctttttttaaattaaaaaaaacatatgtaAGTCTGATAGGTCCTTATGTACTCAAAATAATTGGGTATGTTGAAAATTTTGTAAGATTGAGATTTTTCCCTAGGCCATAACTTGCGATTGATCTAATCATGTATGAAAATTTCAATCAATTTTTCTTGATCTCCACTATTAGGCGTGTTGAGGACTGTTGAAAATAACAATGGCAATGGAAAAGACCATATTGATGGTCGatggaaaaattcaaagaaatcatTGAGAAAACCTAACAAATATATTGATGAAGGCAAGGAAAAGGAACCTTTTAAGTCTAAGCTGACTGCTACTCATCCTTTGAAGTCTCGAGGTGGCGTGACTAAGGAGGAAAATTGCCTTCATTGTGATAAGATTTATCATTGAAAGAGGAAATTATATAAGTACCTGGAAGATAATAAAAGGGAAATAATAATTCCCCCTCATATATTTTtgtaattgaaattaatttatctTCTTCTACATAATGAATATTAGATACTAGGTGTGGTTCTCATATTTGCACTGATATGCATAAACTCAATACGAGTAACAATAGAAAAAGGTGAAATTAATCTCATAGTTGGCAATGGAACATAAATGTATGCTTTACCTATAAGAATTTATGAATTGACTTTACCTAGTTACTTCATTATTCAATTAGAGAACTCTTATTTTGTACCTGCAATTACCAATaatcttatttctattttttgtttggacaagttttttttttcatttttagtaAAAGACATgtgtttctttatttatttcaatgATATTTTCTATGTTAGTGCACAAATGAGTAATGAACTTTATGTCCTTGATCTCGAAACATCAATATATAACATTAATGCCAAAAGAAACTAGTTGAATCTGACATACCTCTAGCACTGTCGTTTAGGCCGCATAAATGAGAAACATATTTCCTAACTCCATAAATATGGATTCTAGGACTCTTTTGACTATGAACGATATGAGACATGTGAATCTTGTTTGTTAGAAAAAACTATAAAACACCTTCCATAGGAAAAAGTGAAAGGGAATAGTGATCTTTTGGCTCTTATATATAGTCACTACGCCAAACAAGCGCTTTTTTGGCTTTAGGCATCGCTTAAAAGCGCTATCTATTCCTCCGCTGCCGTAGGTAAAGACAGCGCTTTTTTTCACCTTGAAAACACTGCTAAAGGCACCCTTTAGTCAGCACTTTTATctataaagcgctgttaaaggcccactttagacaacgcttttatatctaaagcgctgctaaagaccccctttagacagcgcttttctgaaacaatttttaagaaaaagcatcttaaaagcgctgctaaaggccagcTTTAGGTAGCGCTGTTCCCACAAGCACTGCTAAAGGACCACTTTAGCCAGCGCTTTTTTCTTAAATGCGCTGTTAAAGGCCCCCTTTAGGCAGCGTTTTTCTGAAACAAAGTTTTTAAATAGCTTTTAGGCAGCGCTTCTCTTTTAAAGCGATGTCTAATGTCCACGAAATTTTTAAATGGATCTATTTAAAAAAGGCTTACCCTAGGTTTTCACCACATTTTGCACCTGTACAATATACCATTACTTCATCACGTTAGCTAGAGGATGCTTTCAGTACTTCATCACATCTAATGAAAAAAATCAGAATATTTTGAagaattcaaataattcaaaaatgAAGTACAAAGCCAACTAGGTAAGAATATTAAAGCACTTATATAATATCGAGGTGGTGAATATTTAAGTCTAGAATTTGATGAGTATTTGAAAGAGTGTGATATCCTAATCCAACTCACTCCTCATGGAAGAGTACAATGAATTAATATTTCTAAAAAGAGGAATCGAGTCTTGTTTGACATGGTCTGATAGATGATGAGTCATGCATATCTTCCAAACTTTTATTGGAGGCATGCTTTATTAACTTCAACTTTCACACTTAATCGTAATAAGTAGGAATAATAGGGGCATTGATAACAAAATACGATGATTATATGGTTTATTCACtactttattattaatttaatatgtaGGAATAAAAGGACAATTAATAACAAAATACTACATATCAAAATCATtagcttcaataaaaaatatatattctaacTTTTCATAAGTCAAATCTTTCACAATCAAACGGTGGAGGTGtgtttatgaaaaatatttattaaaaacataagAAGTGTTTGAATTCATCATTCTACCTCCTAGGATGATTAGTCTTATAATAGGTGTTaaactctgataccacttgttgaacaagtgactccaaacaaagaGGGGGGAGGTGAATTGTGTTTGTTGAAAAAAAGATGTCCAATTATAAAAatcttgatttattaattttttaaaattaattttataaatcaaaCAAAGAATAAGCAACTGAATAATTGAAAGAATGAAAATCAGAgagatgaagagatgaaaataCAACGCAAATAAATGAAGAACGAAATAAAGAGATATGGGAAGACAGAAATGCACAAGCAAATTGTATTCTTTAGGTCTACTCATGTACCCCAAGAATTTCTTCTTGAGATTTTCCACTATATGAGTTGGGATATTTTCATAAGTTATGCCCAAAAATATTCTTACAACCAAATAAGAGATTTTACACTGTATAATCCCCAAACCACTCAAGGAATTTTACACTTGGCTAATCTCAAAACTGAACAAAGATTTTACAACAGGATGATCTCAAGAGCTAATGAGAGTTTTCAACGGCTAAACTCAATAACAAAATAGGATCTTTTAATATATTCAGCTCACAAACCAAACAAAAAATTTCCTAGCTAAAAAAACGACTTCTACTGACGAAATTACATAATAGAAAAACCATCTTTAATAACTTACAATATCCTCACAGCACCAGAACAACAAAATCCTCACTAATATCTTTAACTATAAAAACACTAAGGCAACTTCgtgaataaaaagaaataaatgaagtaAAGAGAgtagaaaatgagaaattatggttgaatacattttttttgtatgtattggaATGAGGAGAATCCctatatttttatgataaaatttgGCTATAAAAGGAAAATGATCCGCGGTCCTTTTATGATCTAATCGATTAAGACCTATggttaatcaattaaatactttaaaatgatGGAAACCTTAATCTCAAAAATGAAACCATACAATGGTCATATGTCTTAATTAGTTAGGAATCTTTCTAATTGATTAATAAGCCTTTTCGCTGCTCTTATTGATTGGACTAAGTCCTTAATCGATAAGTGTACAAATGCTTACTAAATGATTAGAAACACTCTTGGTCAATCTCACATGAAACTTGATGGTTCCTTCATACATTTTAAGGTATTTTAGCAAAAGCGATAGGgtttaaaaactaattttaagTGTGTGAGAGTTACCTTAGTAATTTAAGAATTACTCTTATATCTCTAGAATACACTGATCACTCACACACAGACTAGAtaagctttcacacttcctctcgtTCATAATCTATGAAGCTTTAAGATCCCTTGATTGATTCATCATTGATTTAACACTTCATATTAGGCTTGATTCTTCTAACTTATGAGGCTTTACATAGCTTCTTTGATAGCAATCATCACCAAAGCTTACTAAGTAGGAGATCATCAAGGACTTAACTAAATTCCACTTGATATTAGGTGTTGTCCTTATTCAATTTGACTTTACATCTTAATCTCACATAAGCATCTTGAGAGAACATCTTAATAAATAATTCTTCTTGATAGATGAAAACTTCACATAATTCCATTTGACATATGAAGGTgttttgcatgttggctgcattattggtaaaacatacctggttgattgtgtttatgcaggttgcatatatgtgtggagctaatacaggttttgtaaggaatgtcatgatcgatgtcatgacatccatttgtgatagcaggagctgttattgtttatgaattgtgtttcctaatttatcctttttatcagtttaggaaactttttattgagtgctgcatatttcgtctagaagatcctattgacagcacattgtgtaacagacagttggtgtgtgaattaggttaactttgttaaccctaatgtgtttctaaaaaagcccaaggcccaaggcTTCATATAAAAagacctgcaatcctaatttggaacgcagacagaagattgtaATTGTGAAGAACGACTattctgtaactgtctcttgtgatccacgcttttatctttgatgattgcgttggaatgagtttgtgtttttattgtgtcactctaagcttttaagcacgagtgtgtgtctcttgattgaagcttataagcagatcaaggtgtgtttttgaagagtgtcttctatctgcaattgtttattgtgtatgtgtatcactactgtgattgagggggagtggaatggaaatattccatatctaggtagaacctaggtagaagggtcattgggtagtgattaagtgaggaattgtaaactgggagtttagctctgaattgatactactaatagtggacttcatccctggattggtagcccccatagtaggttgtttgaaccgaactgggtaaacaattttgtatgttctttactgttttatgatgtttattattattgtatgtactgcgtaattgtggatgtcataacatccagtttgacatcgagcgtgtgttactagaattttaaattggcatcagagcaggcaccctgcctgtttacatctgggtgagatttAGGGATAataaaattctggtactatggagaaggaactgttagtgtttggaaacagaccacctatcctggatggctctaactatgactactggaaacctcgtatggtagtagTCATCAAGTCAATGGAcaacaaggcctggagagctgttgaaagtggatggaaacatcctgagaaaattctggaagatggaaccactgttctaattcctgaaactcaatggagaaaatctgaagaagagttagcgttgggcaattccaaggccctaagttcaatattcaatggtattgacaagaacatcttcagacttgtgcaacactgtgagctggctaaagaagcttgaGATATTCTTAAAACAGCACATGAAGGTACGTCAAAGGTAAAGATGTCGAAACTTCAATTACTTACcgctaagtttgaaaatctcaagatgaaagaggatgaaaccattcatgagttttacatgaatgtccgtgagatttcaaacaactctgcagccttaggtgagaaaatgactgaagaaaaactggtaaggaagatcctcagatcactgcctaagcgatttgatatgaaggtaactgccatcgaggaagctcaagacatcagcaacatgaagctggacgaacttcttggttctctccaaacctttgagtcaagcatctgtgaacctgttgaaaagaagaacaaaagcattgtGTTTGTCACCAACACAAGTgatgattcaaaagaaagcaatggtgTAAGTATTGAGAATTTATCagacgccatagccatgcttggaaaacaattcaacagacttattaaaagggttgatcagaagtccagacccgaTGTCAGGAACACTTCCTATGACATCAGTCAGACATATGACTCAAGTAAAAGGttcaaagctgaggagaagccctatcTGGGAAAAGgggttcaatgtcatggatgtgaaggattcgcacattagagctgaatgtcctacctaccacaaggagcaaaagaaagaaTTGACTGTTACTTGGTCTGACGAAGAATTAGATTCATAAAAGGAAACTGCAAAGCATGTCacagtttcaacaagaatctatgaatttgatgatgattccagtgatgatgagctaacctttgatgaactagctgcctcgtacaagaagttgtgtagggagaatgttgaagtctgcaaacaagtggagaagcaagaggtGATCATAAGAGATCTTGAATCTGAAAAgattaaacatcttgcaaccatagactccctcagtagtgaagtaagcatgttgaaccataaacttgatcaaatgaccaagtctttcaaaatgctgaacaatgtatctgatactctagaagaaattctagaatctggacaaagatcaggagacatgtctggagtgggattcgtggctaaagaggaattaatCTCTGCACACAGGAGGACAGAATCCAAAATGTGTATGACTAACCAAATGTCAATCCAAATGTCACAATATCAAGGAAACAGAAGAAGGAGGCTCTCAAAGAAAATGATCCagaaatggaggtgtcatcactgtggaagatttggtcacataaagccattctgtttcagactatttggatatccagaCCAAACTCAGCAAGTCAAACTTGGTCATGATACCTGTACCAGAAAACAATTTGGGAtagctaagaatgttgctctaataGCACACACCGCTCTAAGAATGCCCActaaagaagattggtaccttgacagtggctGCTCAAACCATATGACTGGTAGCACGAACTCACTAGTAAACCTCAAACCTGAGGAATCTaactatgtgactcttggtgatggagatgtAATAGAAATCAAAGGTGTTGGCGTGATAGAACGTCAGGGTGTTCCTAACTTACATAATGTTCTACTTGTGCAAGGACTGGCCACAAACCTTATAAGCATCAACCAACTTTTTGATGAAGGAATGTATGTCAGATTCACTAAAGAAGAGTGCATTGTTACCAACAAggaaaatgaagaagtcatgaaagGAGTCATATATGAAAACAATTGTTATCTATGGGAGCCAAAAAATTTCAAGTCTCTAACTACTTACCCCATGACCAATAGGatcaatgaagaaaaagatcaagaaagaaCCATCAAATCAGAAACTTATACTCCCAGAACAAGAATCCTGAGGGAAGTAATGGATGAGTCTGATAATGAAATCTTCCTTGAAGAACTCACCAGCGAAGAACTAGCTGCTGGATACTCTGAGATGTGTGTACTAAATGGGGAATTGAGCAAGAGATTGACAATGTATGAAAATTCTTATGCATTATTataagaagaaagagaaaaactcATAATGAACATTGTTGATCTAGAAGGAGAAGTGCAGGACACAAAAAAGGGAAAGAAGGCAAAACAAGAGGCTCAGCACACTCCTATCTCAGCCAAAAGATGCTATATCAATGTGGTAAGCTAGGTCATCTGAGATTCACTTGCCCTGAGACTCGGGAGTCTTCCTATAGAAGTACACCTCATTAGGAAAACCTGACTAAGGAGAAGCCATCGCAACAAAAGCCACGGGTGAAAGTTAATCACTCAAGCCATCACATACCTGAAGAGAAGGCTGGAAAGAAAGCAGGAAACTCCAGAAAAGGGAAATCTAGACGaaacaaacatcacaaaaagGATGTAGGTATCTCAGCTACAAACAGAAACAAAACAGTCATAGAGGACAGTGTAGAAGGAAGTAAGTTAACTCACACAGCAGACCAGCTCAATGTCAatacagatgtcttaacatcaaaaCTGGCTGAGAGCTTAATTATGCAAATTGAGACGAATAAAGCATCCAAGATTGATGAATGTTCTTCAGTAAATATTCAAAGAATCATTCAACAGGAGATCACTGCTCCAAATACCGTCCCAAGGAAGGGATCCATCAACAGTCAGGATCCCCTGAGAAAGAAGATTCTAGAGATAGACCAAGTCTCAAGATTCTGAATGGAAAGAGCTCTGGACTCACAGTCACACTTGGAAGATCAAGTAAGAAAGGAAAGCAAGATTCTTGTAATCACATCTGAAGATGCTGAGCTGATAACAAGTATGATTTCTACTAATCTGTTGAATTGGTTGAAAACAAGCTGGACATACCTTGGTGTTCCTCACCAGAGTATAGAGTGGAATGTCATAACTATGACTtactacataaaaaacaaggTGGAGGACAAATGGGACCTCATACAAAAGTCAACTACTGATCTAGATACTGCCAGCAAGCTAGATATCCAGGAGAAATATCAGATAACATCCCACCACAATAGCTCTAGTATGATCATAGAGTACAATTTTACCTCAGAAACAGGTTTAGAGCTAACTCACAATGTTGAGATGCCTCAACAATCTAGGTTCATCTATCTTGAAACAATACCTTGCACACACACACTCAGAAGGGGGCAACCCTGAAGCAGCTCTGAATGATGCAAGTATGCAAATGATACATATGATGCAGATTGAAGATGATTCTAACAAGAGTGATGAGAATGCTTCTAACAAAATCAATGACATcttcacaaaagctcttgatTCTACACAGTTTGAGAACTTGCGAAGCAACTTAGGACTCTACATCCTTGAAGAACCATAgagtaaaacaaaacaaaaaatacaggtggagaagacacttcttttggctttggcaacatttatggccaaacagggggagaggTAATatgtgtcaccccagaacaacaagattggtggttgtgtgtgatcaacaattctaattgcttatctttgtgttgatctgttttgTGCTTGTGCTTGTGGCTTGTGATTGTGCTACTCTTATGCActgtctgttttttttttctaagcactgtgtgcatactgcTTATGTATGCTGATGGTTTGTATTAGCTTATGTTTGTTTTGACTATCCGTTGCAAGTgtttctctggtatggtgtgacaggaTGTTTTAGCCACAAATTTGCTAAAGGGGGGGATTCAAGGTgttttgcatgttggctgcattattggtaaaacatacatggttgattgtgtttatgcaggttgcatatatgtgtggagctaatacaggttttgtaaggaatgtcatgattgatgtcatgacatccatgtgtgacagcaggagctgttattgtttatgaattgtatttcctgatttatcctttttatcagtttaggaaactttttattgagtgctgcatatttcATCTAGAAGATCCTattgacagcacattgtgtaacagacattggcgtgtgaattaggttaactttgttaaccctaatgtgtttctaaaaaagcccaaggcccaataCTGCGTATAAAAAGACctacaatcctaatttggaacgcagacagaagattgtaATTGTGAAGAACGGCTattctgtaactgtctcttgtgatccacgcttttatctttgatgattgcgttggaatgagtttgtgtttttattgtgtcactctaagcttttaagcacgagtgtgtgtctcttgattgaagcttttaagcagatcaaggtggtcttctatctgtaattgtttattgtgtatgtgtgtcactgctgtgattgagggggagtggaatggagatattccatatctaggtagaacctaggtagaaggttcattgggtagtgattaagtgaggagttgtaaactgggagtttagctctaaattgatactgctaatagtggacttcatccctggcttggtagcccccagagtaggttgtttgaaccgaactgggtaaacaattatgtgtgttctttactgttttatgctatttattattattgtctGTACtacgtaattgtggatgtcataacatccagtttgacatcgagcatgtgttactagaattttcaacatATAATGATATCATCATCAAAAACATCTTGACCATTTGACGGTTGTTGAAAATTATACCTGGAATTACAAAGATCCACatatatcataaaaaatatttaagaatttGTAGCACCCGTTGTGGAAAAAAAATATAGTTGCACTTAAATTTATAGTTTCTTAAGTCCAACAAATAAGACATGAACTGTGTGGATGACCACACTTGTCCTTGCCTTACGAAGCTCCTTTGGTTGATGTGTGACAACTAGGGTTGGTGAATTTACTCATCAACCAAGCTGGTCGTCAACAAGATAGTCCCTATGTAAGTACTTACAATTATATTGGAGAAATCATTCAAACTTTTCATGGAGATACCAACAAGGTATCCCTCAAAGACAATGGAGTTAATAAGAAGGTCAACCAAATAAACCTGCAACTTAACGATATAAGTCGTATTGGGAGATAGCTTTTGGAAAGTTAGCTACTCGAAAAGCCCAACTTCACAAAGAGACGAGGAATTCTCACAAGAATAcaactaaataaataaagaatgtgGAGATTAAAGTCAGCCATATAACCTAGATGATTGCACAAAACCTTAAGGAGGTTTTCCTAGCATCACTATTACAAATTTGAGAGATCATAACAGATTAAACATTGTTAGTATAAGAACTCAACAAAACAAACACTCAAAgatataataataagaataaaacaTTTCCCAACATCATAGAAGTAGAGATGGAAATTTCGAAGCCtattaaaatggagaaaaatgttgAAGACAAGTCGATTATACAAGAGAAATACGAAAGATTGAAGAATCTGGAAGATTGAAGAATATTGAAATTATGGCACTTAAAATAGATGTCAAGACTGATGTCCCAACAACAaaacacaatgtcaagacatGTGTTAAGACATCATCTGCTGAGAGAATACTTTAACAAACCAATAAATTAAGCAGAAGTAAATATCAACAAGTAAAAGACATAATAAATTGTTAACTCAGTTCGGTGCAACTCACCTACTCAGGGGGATACCAAGCCTGGAAGGAAATCCACAATGATAGTATTAATTCAAAGATAAACAACCATAGTTTATAACTTATCACCTTATCCCTACCtcatgcaacttctacctaggacACTCCTAAATATGAGAACCCCTATGACTTCCCTATCACCTCAGtgacaataacaacaataataattgaCAGAAGAACACACTTCCAATAAAATAGATATCACTCTTGCTTAAAACCTCATAAGTGAATCACAATGAACAATTAGTTAAACTCTATGCATCAAACAAGATACATGAGTGATATACACAAAGAACAGATGAAACTCTAAAAGATTACTAATCCTTATTCCCAACTTTGTGATCTTCTTATGTTTAGACTGTTCCTTTTATAAGCCAGTGCAGCGCTTTGGCTTAGATATTCAATCTGGCTATAACCTTttgcaaatcaaatcaaatcaaaccatATCTAATCAAATCTTCAAATGCAAGGAAAAAGGTTTTGACATCCAATCAAGTAAATCGGATACTTTGTTATCTCTTCAACTTTGCAACAAATCTTCAGAGAATCCAATCTTCATAGTGTTGTTTGATCCACACCCAAAATCTTCTGGAACACTATAAACAAATCTTCCATAAATAGAAAAAACACAGGTTGCAATGTCCTACAAACATGTGACGATATCTTG
The Vicia villosa cultivar HV-30 ecotype Madison, WI linkage group LG6, Vvil1.0, whole genome shotgun sequence genome window above contains:
- the LOC131613768 gene encoding uncharacterized protein LOC131613768, which translates into the protein MPTKEDWYLDSGCSNHMTGSTNSLVNLKPEESNYVTLGDGDVIEIKGVGVIERQGVPNLHNVLLVQGLATNLISINQLFDEGMYVRFTKEECIVTNKENEEVMKGVIYENNCYLWEPKNFKSLTTYPMTNRINEEKDQERTIKSETYTPRTRILREVMDESDNEIFLEELTSEELAAGYSEMCVLNGELSKRLTMYENSYALL